One part of the Mariniblastus fucicola genome encodes these proteins:
- the flgL gene encoding flagellar hook-associated protein FlgL, whose product MNYRVTSFAIGSRAIQFQAKHNAAILKYQEQISSGVKLQRPSDDPIAFRQVTSLTSRLTELAADQQSLSSAKSVLSASVVQIQDFGSIISQAKGLAQQGIQALDNNEREALALEVDGLFNQLKDISQATFDAAFIYGGTRSDHTPFSFGEPTSDGGPLSVTYHGSENNSRAYVGEAVSVDTYYSGQEVFSNPDRGETIVFGNTGVKSGQGTDTLIGRAELQITHDTTEYLGGSGLLPGTDSQSLDTIIADVGTYSISIADTSGDGSAGTISFNGGPPVDYTNTDTNLQITGSSGELVYVDASAITPGFNGTVDVRATGNLSVDGGASQTPIDFSADQIVTDSHSGRFAILDTSDVNSVGTNSLEFPGTSDAFQLLHGLAIDLRNERGLSNGDLTDSLDRRLGELDAMSDHAYSILGEQSTSLSTLENLNYRLEDLEISVQTQLADVQATDIPEAILKMENSSALLQYTYAVTAQISSLGLLDFLR is encoded by the coding sequence ATGAACTATCGAGTTACCTCCTTTGCCATCGGTTCACGTGCGATCCAGTTTCAGGCAAAGCACAACGCAGCGATTCTGAAGTATCAGGAACAGATTTCATCAGGAGTCAAGCTTCAGCGTCCGTCCGACGATCCGATCGCATTTCGACAGGTCACCAGTTTGACATCCCGGCTGACGGAACTGGCAGCTGACCAACAATCCCTTAGCAGTGCGAAATCCGTTTTGAGCGCCAGTGTGGTGCAGATTCAGGACTTCGGCAGCATCATCTCTCAGGCAAAAGGTTTGGCTCAGCAGGGTATTCAAGCGCTCGACAACAACGAGCGGGAAGCTCTGGCTTTGGAAGTCGACGGACTCTTCAATCAGCTAAAAGATATTTCTCAGGCGACATTCGACGCCGCGTTTATTTACGGAGGCACGCGATCCGACCATACGCCGTTTAGTTTTGGTGAACCAACGTCCGACGGCGGCCCGCTTTCGGTGACCTACCATGGATCAGAAAATAATAGTCGCGCTTACGTTGGCGAAGCTGTTTCGGTCGATACTTACTATTCAGGGCAAGAAGTTTTCTCCAACCCGGATCGCGGAGAAACAATTGTCTTCGGTAACACGGGAGTTAAATCCGGGCAAGGCACTGACACGTTGATCGGTCGCGCCGAATTGCAAATCACTCACGATACAACCGAGTATCTTGGCGGATCTGGCTTGCTGCCTGGAACCGATTCACAGTCGCTCGACACGATCATCGCGGACGTTGGCACGTACTCAATCTCGATCGCTGACACATCTGGTGACGGGTCGGCCGGAACGATTTCGTTCAACGGAGGTCCGCCAGTCGACTACACAAATACCGACACGAACTTGCAGATCACCGGATCGTCGGGAGAACTGGTTTACGTGGACGCTTCGGCGATTACTCCGGGATTTAACGGCACGGTCGATGTTCGAGCGACTGGAAATTTGAGCGTTGACGGTGGCGCTAGCCAAACGCCAATCGATTTTTCGGCGGATCAAATCGTGACAGATTCGCACTCGGGACGGTTTGCGATCCTCGATACAAGTGACGTAAACTCTGTCGGCACGAACAGTCTCGAATTTCCTGGAACGTCTGACGCGTTTCAGTTGTTGCATGGACTGGCGATCGACCTCAGAAATGAGCGAGGTTTGAGCAACGGTGATTTGACCGACTCGCTCGATCGTCGACTCGGGGAACTCGATGCGATGAGCGACCATGCCTATTCGATTCTTGGCGAGCAATCGACTTCTTTGTCGACGCTTGAGAATCTCAACTATCGCCTCGAAGACCTGGAGATCTCTGTGCAGACTCAACTGGCCGATGTTCAGGCGACTGACATCCCGGAAGCCATTTTGAAGATGGAGAACTCAAGTGCTTTGCTGCAGTACACCTACGCAGTGACGGCTCAGATCTCGTCGT
- the flgK gene encoding flagellar hook-associated protein FlgK produces MTNFMTGLSALRTSQYAMEVVSSNIANADTEGYHRRSVHLEANTPNAYGQMQIGTGVSIDYIERIRNQVTESSLTLAISDVSRVDQTLEIERQVESLFQSGEGSIHELIDDFFGELTKLTSTPGEPTQRTAVVQQADQMTQMFSQIAGQLTELKTAIGYQVEQEVASLNEKMVAMSDLNARINQYQNSTDVSHELDELDALVNQIAEVVDVRRNEQYRVGSTLAFGDSVIQQGIRPTLYSTFTTEGGELAVSVGDSDKAAVFEGGRLPALLDAYNNVIPEFMGKLDELAAGMIQQFDQVHATGTGPGGSFSLLNGTRNVVDPDVPLSESGVPFPIEAGELHISITDPDGNRRTESVYIDPETQSLTDVATAISAFDDLHASINSQTNQFQVIATPGYEFDFSGSLESTPNLDNVSGTSVPAFSGRYLGDTSQTLSYEISGSGNVGVSDDLFVNVYDEQGTQLARLNIGEGYEAGSELDVVEGVKLSFASGTVVDSDSFESELVTTPDETGFLASLGLNSFFQGVDASTIAVNDEILEDSERFASGTSSDLADTSNLFVMIELQQSRGMSDGTRSFGEFVNEVTTTIGIQVQNSTQLSSSLGNLQTRYEQERDAVSGVDLNEELVYLQQFQKQYEASVRVIQTAEAMLDELFAVLR; encoded by the coding sequence ATGACGAATTTCATGACAGGGTTGTCTGCTCTGCGCACCAGCCAATACGCGATGGAAGTCGTTTCCAGCAACATTGCCAACGCTGATACCGAGGGCTATCACCGTCGTAGTGTGCATCTCGAGGCGAACACTCCCAACGCTTACGGTCAGATGCAGATCGGAACAGGCGTTTCGATTGACTACATCGAAAGAATTCGAAATCAGGTTACCGAGTCTTCGTTGACGCTTGCGATTTCGGACGTCAGTCGCGTCGATCAAACGTTGGAGATCGAGCGGCAGGTAGAATCGCTGTTTCAGTCAGGCGAAGGGTCGATTCATGAATTGATCGATGACTTTTTTGGAGAGCTGACGAAACTGACATCGACACCGGGCGAGCCTACTCAGCGGACGGCGGTTGTCCAACAAGCCGATCAGATGACTCAGATGTTTTCGCAGATTGCAGGACAGCTGACGGAGCTGAAAACCGCGATTGGGTATCAGGTCGAGCAGGAAGTTGCTTCGTTGAACGAGAAGATGGTTGCGATGAGTGACCTCAACGCTCGCATCAATCAGTATCAGAATTCTACAGATGTCAGCCATGAGTTAGACGAGCTTGATGCGTTGGTGAATCAAATCGCAGAAGTCGTCGATGTGCGACGCAACGAGCAATATCGTGTTGGCAGCACACTCGCGTTTGGCGATTCCGTCATCCAGCAGGGAATCCGCCCGACGCTCTACAGTACGTTCACAACCGAAGGCGGCGAGCTCGCGGTTTCTGTTGGCGATTCAGACAAAGCGGCTGTTTTCGAAGGTGGGCGACTCCCGGCGTTGCTTGACGCGTACAACAATGTTATCCCTGAATTTATGGGAAAACTGGACGAACTTGCCGCCGGAATGATTCAGCAGTTTGATCAGGTGCATGCCACTGGAACCGGGCCTGGCGGATCATTTTCGTTGCTAAATGGTACTCGCAACGTTGTCGATCCTGATGTTCCGCTGAGCGAATCCGGAGTGCCGTTTCCGATCGAAGCCGGCGAACTGCACATTTCGATCACCGATCCGGATGGCAATCGGCGCACCGAATCTGTTTACATCGATCCGGAAACTCAATCGCTGACAGACGTTGCTACAGCGATTTCTGCCTTCGATGATCTGCATGCCTCGATAAATTCTCAAACGAATCAGTTTCAGGTTATCGCCACGCCGGGATATGAATTTGACTTTTCCGGGAGCCTCGAATCGACGCCAAATCTCGACAACGTTTCCGGGACGTCAGTTCCTGCGTTTTCAGGACGCTACCTTGGCGACACCAGTCAGACGTTAAGCTACGAAATCTCAGGATCCGGAAACGTTGGTGTCTCTGATGACCTGTTCGTTAACGTTTACGACGAACAGGGAACACAATTGGCTCGACTCAATATCGGAGAAGGATACGAGGCAGGAAGCGAGTTGGATGTTGTTGAGGGCGTGAAACTTTCATTCGCATCGGGAACCGTCGTCGATTCAGACTCCTTCGAGTCGGAGCTTGTGACGACTCCGGACGAGACAGGGTTCCTGGCATCGCTGGGGCTCAATAGTTTTTTCCAGGGCGTCGACGCATCAACGATCGCTGTCAATGACGAGATCCTGGAAGATTCAGAGCGGTTCGCGTCTGGAACTTCTTCGGATCTTGCCGACACCTCAAACCTTTTCGTCATGATTGAGCTGCAACAGTCTCGTGGCATGTCCGATGGAACAAGATCGTTTGGAGAATTCGTGAACGAAGTCACCACAACGATCGGCATACAAGTCCAGAACAGCACACAATTGAGCTCCAGTTTGGGTAATCTTCAAACCCGATACGAACAGGAACGCGATGCCGTTTCCGGCGTCGATTTAAATGAAGAGCTTGTCTACTTGCAGCAGTTTCAGAAGCAGTACGAAGCTTCCGTCCGAGTCATCCAGACTGCAGAAGCGATGCTTGATGAACTGTTTGCGGTGTTGCGATAG
- a CDS encoding rod-binding protein, producing the protein MNQIGNSSSLISSANFVGTGIEKYASINSAGKSSESDAMLAKMESLGQEFEGVFLSLMLKEMRNTLEDGGFFGEETSDTYGGMFDMFVGQDMAKSSPLGIADMLVKNYSRQQSNPVAEQSTSVDPAQSADGESVDVPVPISITI; encoded by the coding sequence ATGAATCAAATCGGAAACTCGTCCAGCCTCATCAGCAGTGCCAATTTCGTTGGTACAGGCATCGAAAAGTATGCCTCGATAAATTCCGCCGGCAAGTCATCGGAGTCGGACGCGATGCTTGCGAAGATGGAGTCTTTGGGACAGGAGTTCGAAGGCGTATTTCTGTCGCTGATGCTCAAAGAAATGCGAAACACGCTCGAAGACGGCGGTTTCTTCGGTGAAGAAACCAGCGATACCTATGGCGGAATGTTTGACATGTTCGTCGGACAGGATATGGCCAAATCAAGTCCTCTCGGGATCGCGGACATGCTCGTGAAAAATTACTCCAGACAACAGTCCAATCCCGTCGCCGAACAATCGACATCAGTCGATCCCGCCCAATCGGCAGACGGGGAATCCGTTGATGTTCCCGTCCCAATTTCAATCACCATTTAG
- a CDS encoding flagellar basal body P-ring protein FlgI → MKLIPDILIVLCCCFCSVTTASSQVVAPAPAAPRNSYVRGQLDPSVRVKDITFVDGDRNNHVSGDGLVFGLSGTGGKSEQTRSMASSYFLHKGIRVDQAETKNMSAVLVSGKIPPYARKGETILINVSVADDATSLRGGTLHQAVLRGIDDEIYAIAQGPIIGGGVAAGGAAASVTKNHPTVGVCEAIVEREICPEQLLVNGRLRLVLRNKEYSTATQISNALNMVFPNTARALDAGTVEIAVPRSFQRSLPAFISMVGELRIKPDQRARVVINQKTGTIVMGKHVKISRVLFASENIVISTAETPVASQPAPFSQGETVVLPRSAVDIFESGGTYNVWQEGLTVGDLAQALNTLAVSPNSMINIFTTLRNQGALQAELVIE, encoded by the coding sequence GTGAAACTGATACCTGATATTTTGATAGTCCTGTGTTGTTGCTTCTGCAGTGTCACAACAGCGTCATCGCAAGTGGTTGCTCCTGCGCCGGCAGCGCCGCGTAACTCGTATGTTCGCGGTCAGCTCGATCCGTCGGTACGCGTTAAGGATATTACTTTCGTCGACGGTGATCGTAACAATCACGTCTCTGGCGACGGGCTGGTGTTTGGTCTCAGCGGTACGGGTGGCAAGTCCGAACAAACTCGGTCGATGGCCAGCAGCTACTTCTTGCACAAGGGAATTCGAGTCGACCAGGCGGAAACAAAGAACATGTCGGCCGTACTGGTGTCGGGAAAAATTCCTCCGTACGCCAGAAAGGGAGAGACGATTCTGATCAACGTTTCCGTAGCGGACGACGCGACCAGTCTGCGCGGCGGTACGCTGCATCAAGCTGTGTTGCGGGGGATCGACGATGAAATTTATGCGATCGCACAAGGCCCAATCATCGGTGGCGGAGTCGCTGCCGGAGGAGCCGCGGCATCGGTTACCAAGAATCATCCTACCGTCGGAGTCTGTGAGGCGATTGTCGAGAGAGAGATCTGTCCGGAACAATTGTTGGTCAACGGTCGCCTTCGATTGGTGCTGAGAAACAAAGAGTATTCCACGGCAACACAGATTTCCAACGCGCTGAATATGGTCTTTCCGAACACCGCTCGAGCATTGGATGCCGGGACGGTCGAGATTGCAGTGCCGCGTAGTTTTCAACGGTCTCTGCCGGCGTTTATTTCGATGGTTGGGGAACTGCGGATCAAGCCGGATCAACGGGCTCGCGTGGTGATCAATCAGAAAACCGGGACGATCGTAATGGGCAAGCACGTCAAGATTTCACGCGTTCTATTCGCCAGCGAGAACATCGTAATCTCAACAGCGGAAACCCCGGTTGCCTCCCAGCCTGCCCCGTTTAGCCAAGGAGAAACCGTCGTGCTTCCTCGTTCTGCGGTGGATATTTTTGAGTCCGGAGGTACATACAACGTATGGCAAGAGGGACTCACCGTCGGCGATTTGGCACAGGCTCTAAACACATTGGCAGTCTCGCCGAACTCGATGATCAATATATTTACGACACTCAGAAACCAGGGCGCTTTGCAGGCCGAACTGGTAATCGAATAG
- a CDS encoding flagellar basal body L-ring protein FlgH, protein MINHRKQSILLMAIVASLFVLTTSPETAKAQSLFERRSANQIDQYRNYAARQRGDLLSVVISESTDVENRDERSLDKSGNSNISGGLSYSLGGGLGGATGDGALNQSSSSSRGFTGDSEFRSERQFLDRFTVTVIDVQPNGNLVISGERNISVQGDSRTLRLSGVVRQIDLLPDNSISSRFVANLDIRLSGKGTEQKFNKQGSFSRRINRLWPF, encoded by the coding sequence ATGATAAACCATCGAAAACAATCCATCCTGCTAATGGCGATCGTCGCAAGTCTGTTCGTGCTGACGACCAGCCCGGAAACTGCGAAAGCCCAAAGTCTTTTCGAGCGTCGTTCCGCCAACCAGATTGATCAATATCGCAACTACGCGGCCCGGCAGCGGGGCGATTTGCTGTCTGTGGTGATCAGCGAAAGCACTGATGTTGAAAATCGCGACGAACGATCGTTGGACAAATCCGGCAACTCAAATATCTCGGGTGGATTGAGCTACAGCCTTGGCGGTGGACTTGGCGGTGCAACTGGCGACGGAGCATTGAATCAGTCCAGTTCCAGCAGTCGGGGATTTACGGGAGATTCGGAGTTCCGCAGCGAGCGCCAATTTCTAGACCGATTCACCGTGACGGTGATTGACGTCCAGCCCAATGGCAATCTTGTGATCTCCGGCGAGCGAAATATCTCTGTCCAGGGTGATTCGAGAACGCTGCGTCTGTCGGGCGTTGTGCGGCAAATTGATTTGCTTCCTGACAATTCGATCTCGTCCCGGTTTGTCGCCAATCTCGACATTCGACTGTCTGGTAAGGGGACCGAGCAAAAGTTTAACAAGCAAGGTTCTTTCAGCAGAAGAATCAATCGACTGTGGCCGTTCTAG
- the flgA gene encoding flagellar basal body P-ring formation chaperone FlgA, whose protein sequence is MIRKAKTGILAAIIGLIALSTSLHASEVVQVIVRSNQLTVADGELSIGDVCDVRGGSPLLRNRIKTLDLDLVVAGKSTVVSRQQVAIRIALDGVARTSISLSGPEKTTVNLIPNEKLQERLEAKLGHDLSFQFGIGVDDVRVRLLNLDVIAKLRDSINTGDFEILAFFPAQLPLGDKYIQVEYSDSSGNRVTHRTHVQIVVMQNVFVTSGLISKGTVITAGHVQNIKRPLMDGKIELAGAECVGCVASRDIAPHQIVTSRHLSRRPVRKQVLVKRNDLVDIVLMQGRLRVRVKNAKVMTSGARGEMVRVLNTNSNKEINAVVYDRTTVVVTQ, encoded by the coding sequence ATGATCCGTAAAGCAAAAACCGGAATCCTTGCTGCGATCATCGGCTTAATCGCATTGTCGACTTCGCTGCATGCTTCCGAAGTAGTTCAGGTCATCGTGCGTTCGAACCAACTGACAGTTGCCGATGGAGAACTTTCAATCGGCGACGTTTGCGATGTTCGAGGCGGATCGCCGCTGTTGCGAAACAGGATCAAGACGCTGGATCTGGACTTGGTCGTTGCAGGCAAGTCGACGGTTGTATCCAGGCAACAGGTCGCGATTCGGATTGCGTTGGACGGCGTGGCCCGAACGTCTATTTCTCTTTCCGGACCTGAAAAGACCACGGTTAATTTGATTCCAAACGAAAAGTTACAGGAACGTCTCGAAGCAAAACTTGGCCACGACTTGAGTTTTCAATTCGGAATTGGTGTCGACGATGTTCGCGTCCGACTGTTGAACCTTGACGTAATTGCCAAATTGCGAGACTCCATAAACACCGGCGACTTCGAAATCCTCGCCTTCTTTCCTGCTCAACTACCTTTGGGTGACAAGTACATTCAGGTCGAATACTCGGACTCCAGTGGGAATCGTGTGACGCACAGGACGCACGTTCAAATTGTCGTGATGCAGAACGTTTTCGTCACCTCAGGCCTGATATCAAAAGGAACTGTCATCACTGCCGGACACGTGCAGAACATCAAACGGCCCTTGATGGATGGCAAAATTGAACTTGCCGGCGCCGAATGCGTTGGCTGTGTTGCCAGCCGTGATATTGCCCCGCATCAAATCGTTACCTCGCGTCATCTCAGTCGTCGCCCGGTTCGGAAACAGGTGCTTGTGAAACGAAATGACCTGGTTGACATCGTGTTGATGCAGGGGCGGTTAAGAGTGCGAGTCAAAAATGCCAAGGTGATGACCAGTGGTGCCAGAGGCGAAATGGTGAGAGTGCTCAACACCAACAGCAACAAAGAAATCAACGCTGTCGTCTATGACAGGACGACCGTTGTGGTAACTCAATAG
- the flgG gene encoding flagellar basal-body rod protein FlgG: MLKAFYSSATGMRAQELLIDNTANNLANVNTTGFKKKHINFADLIYDTIAAPGAAAVDGQTKPIGLQIGSGVRAVGTTSVFSQGPPTETGIATHMTIEGDGFFKVTRGDTTAYTRDGSFVTDSEGQLVTGDGYLMDPQVTIPPLATNINISGEGIVTYQLDGVSTTGPSIQLARFTNPAGLQNLGGNLYLETEASGAETLGEPGVDGLGRIRNNFLEGANVEVVSELVSLITAQRAYEINSRAIRAGDEMLSTASDLVR, encoded by the coding sequence ATGTTAAAAGCGTTCTATTCAAGTGCGACCGGCATGCGGGCTCAGGAGTTGTTGATCGACAACACGGCCAACAATCTTGCCAACGTGAACACGACGGGTTTCAAGAAGAAGCATATCAACTTTGCCGACCTGATCTACGACACGATTGCTGCACCGGGCGCGGCAGCAGTTGATGGACAAACGAAGCCAATCGGATTGCAAATTGGTAGCGGGGTGCGAGCGGTCGGCACGACCAGCGTGTTCAGCCAGGGGCCACCCACGGAAACTGGCATCGCGACCCACATGACGATTGAAGGCGATGGCTTCTTCAAGGTAACTCGCGGCGACACCACAGCATACACACGCGACGGTTCTTTTGTAACTGATTCGGAAGGGCAATTGGTTACCGGAGACGGCTATCTGATGGACCCTCAAGTCACCATTCCACCGCTGGCGACGAACATTAACATTTCGGGCGAAGGCATCGTGACTTATCAGTTGGACGGTGTATCGACGACAGGGCCTTCGATCCAGTTGGCCCGGTTCACCAATCCTGCGGGGCTACAGAACCTCGGGGGCAATCTCTACCTCGAAACCGAAGCCTCAGGCGCGGAAACGCTAGGAGAGCCTGGAGTCGACGGGCTGGGGCGAATTCGAAACAACTTCCTTGAAGGCGCCAACGTCGAGGTCGTTTCGGAACTGGTTTCACTGATTACTGCCCAGCGAGCCTACGAGATTAACTCGCGCGCAATTCGGGCCGGCGATGAGATGCTGTCAACTGCTAGTGACCTGGTGCGATAA
- a CDS encoding flagellar hook-basal body protein — translation MIRGLYNGAAALDVITRQQEVISSNLANLNTSGYRSAQLVVNQRENPQPNNPRNELGPESLEVLTSFENGRLHQTDRPLDASLVGDGFFSFESPDGTLYSRAGHFYRSPDSGTLVSNEGLPVLGESGPINIPADIADSEIVIGEDGTVSGKGQQFGKLAVVGFRDNQSLERVSQSFFKAGQNSVQTDATAVVTQFNQEYSNGNAVSEMIAMVIGTRHYEAVQKATTAISEAMREHIRA, via the coding sequence ATGATTCGTGGTTTGTACAACGGTGCAGCCGCTCTCGATGTGATCACGAGGCAACAGGAAGTTATTTCCTCAAACCTGGCGAATCTCAATACGAGCGGCTATCGAAGCGCCCAACTGGTCGTCAACCAAAGGGAAAACCCTCAGCCCAATAACCCCAGAAATGAGCTTGGACCGGAGAGTCTGGAGGTTCTCACGAGCTTTGAGAACGGACGGCTTCACCAGACCGATCGGCCGCTCGATGCGAGTTTGGTCGGAGACGGATTCTTCTCCTTTGAGAGTCCGGATGGAACGTTGTACTCACGTGCAGGTCACTTCTACCGCAGTCCCGATTCAGGCACTTTGGTCAGCAATGAAGGCCTCCCGGTTCTTGGCGAGTCTGGCCCCATCAATATTCCCGCTGACATAGCCGACAGCGAAATCGTTATCGGCGAAGACGGAACTGTCAGCGGCAAAGGCCAGCAATTCGGAAAACTGGCTGTCGTCGGGTTTAGGGACAATCAGTCGCTGGAACGCGTCAGCCAATCGTTTTTCAAAGCTGGACAGAACTCGGTTCAGACTGATGCGACGGCCGTCGTGACTCAATTCAACCAGGAATATTCGAACGGAAATGCAGTTTCCGAGATGATCGCGATGGTCATTGGGACGAGGCATTACGAGGCCGTCCAGAAAGCCACGACAGCCATTTCAGAAGCAATGCGCGAGCACATTCGGGCTTAA
- a CDS encoding flagellar basal body-associated FliL family protein, with the protein MAEENETQDTPPKKSGFLGKLIVWGIIFVIGAGAGFAVPMLTGPGEVPDKGVNPGVVGVKLMDFPEPVEEKAFIDFDEVVANLNDPRASRYVNCTLTLQVSKSQEDALTKLVEEKNVLLKNWLIAHLRDKTLEEVRGKYGHNLLRREIHGKFNEMLFTDGIERIEDILFSDFKIQ; encoded by the coding sequence ATGGCTGAAGAAAACGAAACACAAGACACACCACCGAAAAAATCGGGATTCCTCGGAAAGCTGATCGTGTGGGGCATCATCTTCGTCATAGGTGCAGGAGCAGGCTTTGCCGTCCCCATGCTCACGGGTCCGGGAGAAGTTCCGGACAAGGGGGTGAACCCTGGCGTCGTTGGCGTAAAGCTAATGGACTTCCCGGAACCGGTTGAGGAGAAAGCTTTCATCGATTTCGATGAAGTGGTTGCCAACTTGAACGACCCGCGAGCATCACGATACGTGAACTGCACGTTGACGCTACAAGTTTCCAAGTCTCAGGAAGACGCTTTGACCAAACTGGTCGAAGAAAAAAACGTCCTGCTGAAGAACTGGCTGATCGCACATCTTCGCGACAAAACGCTTGAAGAAGTACGCGGCAAGTACGGCCACAATTTGCTCCGTCGTGAAATCCATGGCAAGTTCAATGAGATGCTGTTTACCGATGGCATTGAGCGGATTGAAGACATCCTGTTCAGCGATTTCAAGATTCAATGA
- a CDS encoding FliM/FliN family flagellar motor switch protein: MSDPQYTVYDFRQAESTDESANAFRLWIAKASQAFSDHWVGIAGSEGSLYANNIRTQSLESAVENTAASDFCCTFNITDENTQSIWYISEHDAHQIVAELLHAPEGAEIAERPLTDIESVVAKTFFETLAKSVRQGWLGTLALNCDIEAISTNPKRVRLCRGKDLVITGSLHMQLARGETTVHWISKKQEMSELLEQVVDRRASTGTSNDPRATVERLPIEIVGLLGQASIPMRRLASITVGDIVQLDQRIDQPIVASVAGRPFFECWPGKIGKTVGLEISKCIGPNGSAS, encoded by the coding sequence ATGAGTGATCCTCAATATACTGTTTACGATTTTCGCCAGGCGGAATCGACCGATGAATCGGCGAACGCGTTTCGACTGTGGATCGCAAAGGCTTCACAAGCGTTCTCGGACCATTGGGTTGGCATCGCGGGAAGTGAAGGCAGTTTGTACGCCAACAACATCCGTACTCAATCCCTTGAATCCGCGGTTGAAAATACTGCCGCGTCGGATTTCTGCTGTACGTTCAACATCACGGACGAAAACACACAGTCTATCTGGTACATCTCGGAGCACGATGCTCATCAGATCGTCGCCGAGCTGCTTCATGCTCCTGAAGGAGCTGAAATTGCGGAGCGACCCCTGACCGATATCGAATCGGTGGTTGCGAAGACTTTTTTTGAAACGCTTGCCAAGTCCGTGCGACAAGGCTGGCTCGGGACGCTGGCATTGAATTGCGATATCGAAGCGATCTCTACCAACCCCAAGCGAGTCCGACTTTGCCGCGGCAAAGACCTCGTGATTACGGGCAGCCTGCACATGCAACTGGCACGTGGCGAGACAACCGTTCATTGGATTTCGAAAAAGCAGGAGATGTCGGAATTGCTCGAGCAAGTTGTCGATCGCAGGGCGTCTACGGGAACGAGCAACGATCCGCGGGCGACAGTTGAGCGGCTTCCAATCGAAATCGTTGGCTTGTTGGGACAGGCCAGCATCCCGATGCGACGTTTGGCCAGCATCACAGTCGGTGACATCGTACAACTCGACCAGAGAATTGACCAACCGATTGTGGCCTCTGTCGCCGGCCGTCCGTTCTTTGAATGTTGGCCCGGAAAAATCGGCAAGACAGTGGGACTCGAGATCTCAAAGTGCATTGGGCCCAACGGCAGCGCGAGCTAA
- a CDS encoding FliM/FliN family flagellar motor switch protein — MADENTEDDSPEVEEAGAAATQTANAPADASEDDVRTPEFPDLKQTPVVAGAPGELNRLYDVQVTVAAELGRTSVPIQKLLGLTEGSVFELDRSISAPIELVAQGVPLGNGEVVVVDDSFAIRIKEIYANPS, encoded by the coding sequence ATGGCTGACGAAAACACAGAAGACGATTCTCCAGAAGTCGAAGAAGCAGGCGCTGCGGCAACTCAAACCGCCAACGCGCCGGCTGATGCAAGCGAGGACGACGTACGCACTCCCGAGTTTCCAGACTTGAAACAAACGCCAGTTGTGGCCGGTGCTCCAGGAGAACTGAATCGCCTTTACGACGTTCAGGTTACGGTTGCCGCTGAGCTTGGACGGACCAGCGTTCCAATCCAGAAACTTTTGGGACTGACCGAAGGGTCTGTGTTTGAACTCGATCGCAGCATCAGCGCTCCTATTGAACTGGTTGCTCAAGGCGTTCCCCTGGGCAATGGAGAGGTTGTCGTTGTTGATGATTCCTTCGCGATTCGTATCAAAGAAATCTACGCCAATCCGTCGTAA